Proteins co-encoded in one Brassica oleracea var. oleracea cultivar TO1000 chromosome C4, BOL, whole genome shotgun sequence genomic window:
- the LOC106340442 gene encoding uncharacterized mitochondrial protein AtMg00810-like gives MNSNSFFFRRNLPIPWLMHHYRKQGVFLYMLVYVDDLIVTGNSSSHMSQFIASLSQRFSLKDLDDLSFFLGIEVMRSSKGMLLTQTRYIADFLHRTHMETCKPVATPMCATTPITLFSGTPLADPTEYRAVVGSLQYLSLTRPDISFPVNKMSQYMHKPTDEHWNAVKRILRYLSGTMTKGIMLYANNTPSLHAFTDADWVGNKDDYTSTGAYIVYLGLNPIAWSSKKQSGVSRSSTEAEYRSLASTTAEVCWVTSLLTELGIKSPTTPVIYFDNIGETYLAANPVFHSRMKHLALDYHFVKQYIQAGQLRVSHVSTHDQLADVLTKPLPRPAFETLMLKIGLSTVRPSCGEPKEPSVGRLSGRTRVVPYS, from the exons ATGAACTCAAACAGTTTCTTCTTCAGGCGGAATTTACCAATTCCTTGGCTGATGCATCATTACCGAAAACAGGGAGTTTTTCTTTACATGCTTGTTTATGTTGATGATTTGATAGTAACTGGAAATAGTTCTTCTCATATGTCTCAGTTCATTGCCTCACTTTCTCAACGATTCTCACTTAAAGATTTAGATGATCTGTCATTCTTTCTTGGTATAGAAGTAATGCGATCCTCTAAAGGCATGCTACTAACTCAAACTCGCTATATTGCAGATTTTCTTCATAGGACTCATATGGAAACATGCAAACCCGTTGCGACCCCAATGTGCGCCACTACACCAATCACTCTCTTCTCTGGAACTCCCCTTGCTGATCCCACAGAGTATCGAGCTGTTGTAGGCAGTCTCCAATATCTCTCTCTCACCAGACCGGACATCTCCTTTCCGGTGAACAAGATGTCTCAATACATGCACAAACCAACCGATGAACACTGGAACGCAGTCAAGAGAATACTGAGATATCTTTCTGGTACGATGACCAAAGGCATTATGCTTTACGCAAACAACACTCCATCCCTTCATGCCTTTACCGACGCGGACTGGGTAGGCAACAAAGATGATTATACCTCAACTGGTGCATACATAGTCTACCTTGGCCTTAATCCCATAGCCTGGTCCTCCAAGAAACAGAGTGGAGTCTCCCGCTCATCGACAGAGGCAGAATATCGCTCTTTAGCCTCTACAACAGCCGAAGTTTGTTGGGTCACTTCACTCCTAACTGAACTTGGCATCAAGTCTCCTACAACACCGGTCATCTACTTTGATAATATTGGTGAAACGTACTTAGCGGCCAACCCGGTCTTCCACTCACGCATGAAGCACTTGGCACTAGATTATCATTTTGTCAAACAATACATACAGGCAGGCCAACTTCGAGTCTCACATGTCTCTACTCATGACCAACTTGCAGATGTTCTTACTAAACCTCTTCCTCGGCCTGCATTTGAGACACTAATGCTCAAGATCGGACTCTCTACCGTCCGTCCGTCTTGTGGGG AACCAAAGGAACCTTCAGTAGGGAGACTGAGCGGGAGAACGAGAGTTGTACCATACAGTTGA